The following are encoded together in the Planococcus antarcticus DSM 14505 genome:
- a CDS encoding TPM domain-containing protein → MKAFQVNWLRTLCLVLVFISVSGVAAFAAADEHIYDGANLLSESEIVDLEAVATKYSQEQNVDFLFLTTADENMPPITDYMGDFFEQWSIENNQENVVLLTMNIATRDVYLAGFGTAETTLDNKRVELVLDRIVPEMQNGDYADAFRETVTTSSRYMEYRPGVNPENILLKSWFQLLVALLLGRVLLVSCFTMQVDV, encoded by the coding sequence GTGAAGGCATTTCAAGTTAACTGGCTAAGAACTCTTTGTTTAGTGCTCGTGTTCATTAGCGTAAGTGGAGTTGCTGCGTTTGCTGCTGCAGATGAGCATATTTACGACGGTGCTAATTTATTAAGCGAATCGGAAATCGTTGACTTAGAAGCGGTTGCAACAAAATACAGTCAAGAACAAAATGTCGACTTTTTGTTTTTAACAACTGCAGATGAGAATATGCCTCCTATTACCGATTACATGGGTGATTTTTTTGAACAATGGTCTATTGAAAACAATCAAGAAAACGTAGTGTTATTAACAATGAATATCGCGACGCGTGATGTTTACTTAGCTGGTTTTGGAACGGCGGAAACCACACTGGATAATAAACGCGTCGAGTTGGTCCTAGACCGAATTGTTCCTGAAATGCAAAATGGCGATTATGCGGATGCTTTTCGTGAGACAGTGACTACGTCAAGTCGCTATATGGAATATCGTCCAGGCGTCAATCCGGAAAACATCCTTCTTAAAAGCTGGTTCCAGCTTCTTGTTGCATTATTGCTGGGGCGGGTGTTGTTGGTTTCATGCTTTACAATGCAGGTGGACGTGTGA
- a CDS encoding PadR family transcriptional regulator, protein MDIQKMLKKYVPMTETAFYILLSLTKPRHGYGIVKHVEEITAGRLRLGSGTVYGTLTKMQKDGVIVVFADEQRKTVYEITDTGNQLMHEEITRLKELHQNALTYEEDFK, encoded by the coding sequence ATGGATATTCAAAAAATGTTAAAAAAATACGTACCTATGACTGAAACCGCTTTTTATATCCTATTGTCTTTAACCAAACCACGACATGGATATGGGATTGTCAAACACGTGGAGGAAATTACAGCAGGTCGACTGCGTCTTGGATCAGGAACTGTGTACGGCACTTTGACAAAGATGCAAAAAGACGGAGTAATTGTCGTTTTCGCGGACGAACAGCGAAAGACTGTTTACGAAATCACTGATACTGGAAACCAACTAATGCATGAAGAAATAACTAGACTGAAAGAGTTACATCAAAATGCACTGACGTATGAGGAGGATTTCAAGTGA
- a CDS encoding TFIIB-type zinc ribbon-containing protein, which produces MVIQYKCPNCGSDMAFNSESGHLSCPSCGRQDDIETFPETHILRKFDPSEAKEYHCENCGAVILTEAETTATHCSFCGAPVLLADRLTGDLAPAKVIPFTISKDEAVAAFRKWTNNGRLTPRGFTSGDRIKKMTGMYVPFWLYDIDGTADVAALATQVHSYTSGDTIYTETNFYDVRREIDLSYLKVPADASEKMDDELMDKLEPYNYGELKDFKMPYLAGYLAEKYDYDDEELFSRIESKIVPYIDSYIGSTISGYSTVSYTNKQIQTNKKNVYYTLFPVWMVYYDFDNKERTFAMNGQTGKVVGKPPISAFKVAGWFTGIAASVFAVMKVVAFAVGGVLW; this is translated from the coding sequence GTGGTCATTCAATATAAATGCCCAAACTGCGGGTCAGACATGGCGTTCAACAGTGAATCGGGCCACTTGTCCTGTCCAAGCTGCGGCAGACAGGATGACATCGAAACATTTCCGGAAACCCATATTCTGCGAAAATTCGACCCGAGTGAAGCAAAAGAATACCATTGTGAAAACTGCGGAGCTGTTATTTTGACTGAAGCCGAAACCACTGCGACCCACTGCAGCTTTTGCGGGGCGCCGGTGCTGCTGGCAGACCGACTAACAGGTGACTTAGCTCCGGCCAAAGTAATTCCTTTTACGATTAGCAAGGATGAAGCTGTTGCTGCATTTCGGAAATGGACGAATAATGGACGGTTGACGCCAAGAGGCTTTACCAGCGGCGACCGCATTAAAAAAATGACTGGTATGTATGTGCCGTTCTGGCTGTACGACATTGACGGCACAGCAGATGTAGCGGCGCTTGCGACGCAAGTTCACAGCTATACGTCGGGTGATACGATTTACACAGAGACCAATTTTTATGATGTCCGCCGAGAAATAGACCTCAGTTATTTAAAAGTTCCGGCAGACGCATCTGAAAAGATGGACGACGAACTAATGGATAAACTCGAGCCCTATAATTACGGAGAACTCAAGGATTTCAAAATGCCTTATCTCGCAGGATATCTTGCTGAGAAATACGATTATGACGATGAGGAGCTATTTTCACGAATTGAATCGAAAATCGTGCCTTATATCGATTCGTACATAGGCAGTACCATTTCAGGTTATTCAACCGTTAGTTATACGAATAAACAAATTCAAACAAATAAAAAGAACGTGTACTATACCTTGTTTCCAGTGTGGATGGTTTACTACGATTTCGACAACAAAGAACGCACGTTTGCGATGAACGGTCAAACCGGCAAAGTGGTGGGCAAGCCGCCAATCAGTGCGTTTAAAGTTGCGGGTTGGTTCACCGGCATTGCGGCTTCAGTGTTTGCGGTGATGAAAGTGGTTGCGTTTGCTGTAGGAGGTGTTCTTTGGTGA
- a CDS encoding SPFH domain-containing protein yields MGFFGNQFSDVVEWEEFREDMIFWKWTNNEVKKGSKLIIRPGQDAIFMNNGKVEGVFEDEGEYDIESEIVPFLSTLKGFRFGFNSGMRVEVLFVNTKEFTVRWGTQNPINIPSPQLPGGMPIRANGTFQFKVSDYIGLIDKIAGVRNSYLVDDVKIRITAILDQLLMKWISKEGKDMFNLQANAHEISQGIQDDLNMQLMDDGMKVMGFQVMSFNYPKEIQDMINKSASHGMVGDVAKYQQISVADAMGKSSGSNAASDMAGMMMGMNIAKEMMDGQKESDTDKQQNTAGAGNSSLQQDADGKTVPKFCPNCGQKNEGAKFCPNCGQKLG; encoded by the coding sequence ATGGGGTTTTTCGGCAATCAATTTTCAGATGTAGTGGAATGGGAAGAATTCAGAGAAGACATGATTTTCTGGAAATGGACGAATAATGAAGTGAAAAAAGGCAGTAAGTTAATTATTCGTCCGGGTCAAGACGCCATCTTCATGAATAACGGCAAAGTCGAAGGGGTTTTTGAAGACGAAGGCGAGTACGATATTGAATCAGAAATCGTGCCATTCCTATCAACGTTAAAAGGCTTCCGTTTTGGCTTTAATAGCGGCATGCGTGTAGAAGTGTTGTTTGTGAACACAAAAGAATTTACAGTCAGATGGGGAACGCAAAACCCAATCAATATTCCGTCACCTCAATTACCAGGCGGTATGCCAATTCGTGCCAATGGGACATTCCAGTTTAAAGTTAGCGATTATATTGGCTTAATCGATAAAATAGCAGGAGTTCGCAACAGCTATTTAGTAGACGATGTCAAAATTCGCATTACAGCCATTTTAGATCAGCTCTTAATGAAGTGGATCAGCAAAGAAGGAAAGGATATGTTCAACTTACAAGCCAATGCACATGAAATCAGTCAAGGCATTCAAGATGACTTGAATATGCAGCTGATGGACGACGGCATGAAAGTTATGGGCTTCCAAGTCATGAGCTTTAATTATCCAAAGGAAATTCAAGACATGATCAATAAAAGTGCATCACACGGTATGGTCGGCGACGTTGCCAAATACCAACAGATTTCAGTGGCCGACGCCATGGGCAAATCATCCGGGTCTAATGCAGCTTCGGACATGGCAGGTATGATGATGGGCATGAATATCGCCAAAGAAATGATGGACGGTCAGAAAGAATCTGATACTGACAAGCAACAGAACACAGCTGGAGCAGGTAATTCTTCTCTGCAGCAAGACGCTGATGGTAAGACGGTACCGAAATTCTGTCCGAACTGCGGTCAGAAAAACGAAGGCGCCAAATTCTGTCCGAATTGTGGGCAGAAGCTGGGTTAA
- a CDS encoding DUF2812 domain-containing protein, translating to MYKPFWSYDVTKTEQWLSQMACSGLTFVGLNRWTRRFSFNETTAESRIYRITYDKLMSPVLPKTLQAEGWETTVTTGKWQVTTNSQPEQTIRNFPTRDGVIKHNQTITYLFYGLLFYLLSVLIAPISLAFSYFFTDEAIVVEKSPYWIVTYLFFALVVGLVALGIYSIVKITKTNKSLRDPLTTETLQPSNEIDKQAERQLKRSGRWVTKVRLGWMYSPDKLENWLESMEQRGFNLYRVNRIGTIFHFMKGQPRRIAYRVDYQRQPPSSYFAIHKEAGWRDCFVSYSNLENWTIWSQEYTGNQQRPQLYSDNPTRIKHARKMVLTYTAFFLPFTLLYLFFLFNSFNRQTELSHWLSWGTFAFILCIGIYGSFLVQLWTYYVRLKKHTKV from the coding sequence ATGTACAAACCTTTCTGGAGCTACGATGTCACTAAAACAGAGCAATGGCTGTCACAAATGGCATGTAGTGGGCTGACCTTTGTAGGATTGAACCGGTGGACACGCCGCTTTTCTTTTAATGAAACAACGGCGGAATCCCGGATTTACCGAATTACTTATGACAAATTGATGTCGCCTGTGCTACCCAAAACTTTGCAAGCCGAGGGATGGGAAACCACTGTCACTACGGGGAAATGGCAAGTCACAACAAACAGCCAACCTGAACAGACGATTAGGAACTTTCCAACTAGAGACGGTGTCATCAAACACAACCAAACAATCACGTATCTTTTTTATGGACTTTTATTTTATTTACTAAGTGTGCTGATCGCCCCCATTTCTTTAGCTTTTTCCTACTTTTTCACGGACGAAGCTATCGTTGTAGAAAAAAGTCCTTATTGGATTGTGACGTATTTGTTCTTTGCGTTAGTAGTTGGTCTGGTTGCACTAGGCATCTATTCGATTGTCAAAATTACGAAAACGAATAAATCCCTTAGAGATCCATTAACCACGGAAACTCTTCAACCAAGCAATGAAATCGACAAGCAGGCAGAACGACAATTGAAACGCTCCGGACGCTGGGTGACAAAAGTTCGATTAGGCTGGATGTATTCTCCTGACAAACTGGAAAACTGGTTAGAGTCGATGGAACAGCGTGGATTCAATTTGTATCGCGTCAACCGAATCGGCACGATTTTCCACTTTATGAAAGGACAGCCTCGCCGCATTGCTTACCGAGTCGATTACCAAAGACAACCGCCTTCAAGCTATTTTGCTATTCACAAAGAAGCTGGCTGGCGTGATTGTTTTGTTTCCTATTCTAATCTGGAAAACTGGACTATTTGGAGCCAGGAATATACGGGAAATCAGCAACGACCACAGCTATATAGCGATAATCCAACCCGAATAAAACATGCGAGAAAGATGGTCCTTACCTACACAGCTTTCTTTTTACCATTTACACTTTTGTATCTGTTTTTTCTATTTAACAGCTTCAATCGACAAACTGAGCTGTCTCACTGGCTTTCTTGGGGAACGTTCGCATTTATACTGTGCATTGGCATTTACGGTTCTTTCTTAGTTCAATTATGGACTTATTATGTAAGATTGAAGAAGCATACGAAGGTTTGA